Proteins encoded in a region of the Bradyrhizobium sp. CB3481 genome:
- a CDS encoding HlyD family efflux transporter periplasmic adaptor subunit: MFSRFGRALRALLAVTALCAAIVPVAAHEGHDHDEQPPAVSATALPRGETDSNAFEIVAVVRGDHLEIHVDRFATNEPVIGAVLEVETPAGSAKATANPDGTYHLPAPWLAKNGRTDLIFTVTADGATDILPMTLQTARETAQSAPQEDATHDGRIGTNSILLVLAGLVAGALLTAIAMHGRRAAAIVVILAALAGIRETKANEGPHEGHGHEQDKAQVAIDVVAGERAQRLPDGAVFVPKTVQRIFALRTLVAEQAKHRKVSELPGRIIPDPNASGYAQSAVGGRLSAPPDGFPRLGTRVKQGDILGYVTPPIQAIDVSDMRQRQGELDQQISIVERRFARYEQLAPSGAISRTQLEDTRLELEGLRDRRASIERASRREPEALIAPVAGIIAEGSAVAGQIVQPSSIVFNIIDPARLWVEALSFESVEPSQGARATTYTGKNYDLTYRGTGFADRSQSVPVHFAITGDTAGLRAGQFLTVLVATDETKEGLAVPRSSVVRGSNGQDFVYEHVAPERFVPRSVRTEPLDGDRVLIVSGIASGKRVVSQGADLLDHVR, encoded by the coding sequence ATGTTTTCCCGTTTCGGGCGTGCCCTGCGCGCTCTCCTGGCCGTCACAGCTCTGTGCGCGGCGATCGTTCCCGTTGCCGCCCATGAGGGCCACGACCACGACGAACAACCACCCGCCGTCTCGGCCACCGCGTTGCCGCGTGGCGAGACCGATTCCAATGCGTTCGAGATCGTGGCCGTCGTCCGCGGCGACCATCTCGAGATCCATGTTGACCGCTTCGCCACGAACGAGCCGGTCATCGGCGCGGTTCTTGAAGTTGAAACGCCAGCCGGCTCCGCAAAGGCGACCGCGAATCCTGACGGTACATACCACCTGCCAGCACCGTGGCTGGCAAAGAACGGCCGTACCGACCTCATCTTCACCGTGACAGCTGACGGTGCGACCGACATTTTGCCGATGACGCTTCAGACGGCGCGTGAGACGGCGCAAAGCGCCCCGCAGGAAGACGCGACGCATGACGGGCGCATCGGCACGAATTCGATCCTTCTCGTGCTGGCCGGCCTGGTGGCGGGTGCGCTGCTGACGGCCATCGCGATGCACGGCAGACGGGCGGCGGCCATTGTCGTCATCCTCGCGGCGCTCGCGGGCATCCGCGAGACGAAAGCGAATGAAGGCCCGCATGAAGGCCACGGCCATGAGCAAGACAAGGCGCAAGTCGCGATCGACGTCGTCGCAGGCGAACGCGCCCAGCGCCTGCCCGACGGCGCGGTGTTCGTGCCCAAGACCGTGCAGCGGATATTTGCGCTGCGCACGCTGGTCGCCGAACAGGCCAAGCACAGGAAAGTCAGCGAGCTGCCGGGCAGGATCATTCCCGATCCCAATGCCAGCGGCTACGCTCAATCCGCAGTGGGCGGCCGGCTTTCCGCGCCGCCGGACGGCTTCCCTCGCCTCGGCACGCGGGTGAAGCAAGGCGATATCCTCGGCTATGTCACCCCGCCGATCCAGGCGATCGACGTTTCCGACATGCGGCAGCGCCAGGGCGAACTTGATCAGCAAATCTCGATCGTGGAGCGCCGGTTTGCGCGCTACGAGCAGCTCGCACCGTCAGGCGCCATTTCCCGCACCCAACTCGAGGACACGCGGCTCGAGCTGGAAGGGCTTCGCGACCGGCGCGCATCGATTGAAAGGGCGTCGCGCCGCGAACCCGAAGCGTTGATCGCCCCGGTCGCGGGGATCATCGCGGAAGGCAGCGCGGTGGCGGGCCAGATCGTTCAGCCAAGCTCCATCGTCTTCAACATCATCGATCCCGCACGGCTGTGGGTGGAGGCGCTCAGCTTCGAGAGCGTCGAGCCGTCGCAGGGCGCGCGCGCAACGACCTATACCGGCAAGAACTACGATCTCACCTATCGCGGCACCGGTTTTGCCGACCGCAGCCAATCCGTGCCGGTCCATTTTGCCATCACGGGCGACACAGCCGGCCTCAGGGCCGGCCAGTTCCTCACCGTGCTGGTCGCTACCGACGAGACCAAGGAAGGCCTCGCGGTGCCGCGCAGCAGCGTCGTGCGCGGCTCGAACGGCCAGGATTTCGTCTACGAGCATGTCGCCCCTGAAAGGTTCGTGCCAAGGAGCGTGCGCACAGAGCCTCTCGACGGCGATCGCGTGCTGATCGTATCCGGCATCGCTTCCGGCAAGCGGGTGGTGTCGCAAGGCGCGGACCTGCTCGATCACGTGCGCTGA
- a CDS encoding L-2-amino-thiazoline-4-carboxylic acid hydrolase, which translates to MSIPVIQQAKIQAQVLVPLVKALQAELGEERARKLVRRTLGDLYRQFGEEFWRAKNETNLGKAIGSAFTTYARDDALHYSVIEQSQDAFAFDVTRCRYAEFYKELGEPELGFLLVCSADFDTAKGFGPDVELTRTQTIMQGASHCDFRYRRTAGSDSSDG; encoded by the coding sequence GTGAGCATTCCCGTCATCCAACAGGCAAAAATCCAGGCCCAGGTTCTGGTGCCGCTGGTCAAGGCGCTGCAGGCGGAACTGGGCGAGGAACGCGCCAGGAAGCTCGTACGAAGGACGCTCGGCGATCTCTATCGCCAGTTCGGCGAAGAGTTCTGGCGGGCGAAGAACGAGACGAACCTCGGCAAGGCCATCGGATCGGCGTTCACCACCTACGCCCGCGATGATGCGTTGCACTACAGCGTGATCGAGCAGTCGCAGGACGCCTTTGCCTTCGATGTCACGCGATGCCGCTATGCGGAATTCTACAAGGAGCTTGGCGAGCCCGAGCTTGGGTTCCTGCTGGTTTGCTCAGCCGATTTCGACACGGCCAAGGGATTTGGGCCCGACGTCGAGCTGACGCGCACTCAGACCATCATGCAGGGCGCCAGCCATTGCGACTTTCGCTACCGGCGAACCGCCGGCAGCGATTCGTCGGATGGATAG
- a CDS encoding anti-sigma factor, with product MNPHDSDNDLAADYVMGLLDGAEHAAAEQRIATDPSFAQAVTAWRERLADLDLTAEETPPSEALWQRIADATRIAPIDALPSARAALRGTTLWDNIRFWRALGIGGAFAAAVFAMIMIGALATSRQLRHDMLALAQRKPVYVAVLVNDTTKEAGAIVNAFSNGRVELIPLRPIEVPAGRTLQVWTLWDRAVGPKSIGLTGQPRTLQLDLEALPETVQDQLFEITLEPEGGSPIGRPTGPVLFKGNAARAL from the coding sequence ATGAACCCGCACGACTCCGATAATGACTTGGCCGCCGATTACGTGATGGGCCTGCTTGACGGTGCCGAGCACGCCGCTGCCGAACAACGCATCGCGACCGACCCGTCGTTTGCCCAGGCTGTCACCGCGTGGCGGGAACGGCTCGCAGACCTCGATCTCACGGCCGAGGAGACCCCGCCGAGCGAGGCGCTTTGGCAGCGCATCGCGGACGCCACCAGGATCGCGCCGATCGATGCCCTGCCCTCCGCACGCGCCGCGCTGCGTGGCACCACGCTGTGGGACAACATCCGGTTCTGGCGGGCGCTGGGCATCGGCGGCGCCTTCGCTGCAGCGGTTTTTGCCATGATCATGATCGGCGCGCTGGCGACGTCGCGCCAGCTTCGTCACGACATGCTTGCCCTCGCCCAGCGCAAACCGGTTTACGTCGCCGTGCTGGTGAACGACACGACCAAGGAGGCCGGCGCGATCGTCAACGCGTTTTCGAACGGCCGGGTCGAGCTGATACCGCTGCGACCGATCGAGGTTCCCGCCGGCCGCACGCTGCAGGTCTGGACCCTGTGGGACCGCGCGGTCGGCCCGAAATCGATCGGCCTCACCGGTCAGCCGCGCACACTGCAGCTCGACCTCGAGGCGTTGCCGGAGACCGTGCAAGACCAGCTGTTCGAAATCACGCTGGAGCCGGAAGGCGGCTCACCGATCGGACGGCCAACCGGCCCGGTCCTGTTCAAGGGCAACGCAGCACGGGCGCTGTAG
- a CDS encoding sigma-70 family RNA polymerase sigma factor, with protein MPHLKVEQLCKGIDMTGNGNITASAQAPAALDQEREAQLAAALARCAAGDRTALRAIYDSEAPRMTGIARRILFRQDLAEEAVHDAFIRIWRGAAGFDPRRGSARGWLYAVVRNRALSIHRDEHRYEASDEAAQDVDSEATLSRMPETSALRRCLEQIDRPRRDVVVLAYVHGMSHGELAARLKVPLGTVKSWVRRSLFALQECMG; from the coding sequence ATGCCGCATCTCAAGGTAGAACAACTATGCAAGGGCATAGACATGACCGGAAATGGCAACATCACCGCCAGCGCGCAGGCTCCAGCCGCGCTCGATCAGGAGCGCGAGGCGCAGCTTGCCGCGGCGCTGGCGCGCTGCGCGGCCGGCGACCGCACCGCCTTGCGCGCGATCTACGACAGCGAGGCGCCGCGCATGACTGGCATCGCCCGCCGCATCCTGTTTCGGCAGGACCTTGCGGAGGAGGCGGTGCACGACGCCTTTATCCGGATCTGGCGTGGCGCCGCCGGTTTTGATCCGCGCCGCGGCAGCGCGCGGGGCTGGCTCTATGCGGTGGTGCGCAACCGCGCGCTGAGTATTCATCGCGATGAGCACCGCTATGAAGCATCGGATGAAGCCGCCCAGGACGTCGACAGCGAAGCCACCCTGTCGCGGATGCCGGAGACCAGCGCGCTGCGCCGGTGTCTCGAGCAGATCGACCGCCCCCGGCGCGACGTCGTCGTGCTGGCCTATGTCCACGGCATGAGCCACGGCGAATTGGCTGCAAGGCTCAAGGTCCCGCTCGGCACGGTCAAAAGCTGGGTGCGGCGCAGCCTCTTTGCGTTGCAGGAGTGCATGGGATGA
- a CDS encoding DUF4394 domain-containing protein — protein MNFRSIFAASAALLLSSAAANAAQVAALIGGDTIAMVDTAQKKATGSVKVTGISGALVGIDVRPDDGLLYGLVDDGTIVTIATDGKVTAKSKLDTMLAKGVAATVDFNPVADRLRVMGADGMNLRANVDDGKVTKDGDHKFADGDMHKGEKPNIVAGAYTNSVKGAKETALFNIDGTIGGLIKQAPPNDGVLGAIGKLGVKADTVAFDIWSDGNGKNEAWLMADGTLYSVDLATGKATEAAKIAGVSGAVKDIAVMGM, from the coding sequence ATGAATTTTCGCTCGATTTTCGCTGCTTCGGCGGCGCTTTTGCTGTCGTCCGCCGCCGCCAACGCCGCGCAGGTCGCTGCCCTGATCGGCGGCGACACCATTGCGATGGTCGATACCGCGCAGAAGAAGGCAACGGGCTCCGTCAAGGTCACCGGGATATCAGGCGCGCTGGTCGGCATCGACGTGCGTCCGGACGACGGGCTGCTCTATGGACTGGTCGACGATGGCACCATTGTGACCATCGCGACGGACGGCAAGGTCACGGCGAAGTCGAAGCTCGACACCATGCTGGCCAAGGGCGTGGCCGCGACAGTGGATTTCAATCCGGTGGCGGACCGCCTGCGTGTGATGGGCGCGGACGGGATGAACCTGCGCGCGAATGTCGACGACGGCAAGGTGACCAAGGACGGCGACCACAAGTTTGCCGACGGCGACATGCACAAGGGCGAAAAGCCGAACATCGTCGCCGGCGCCTATACCAATTCGGTGAAGGGTGCCAAGGAGACGGCGCTGTTCAATATCGACGGCACCATCGGCGGATTGATCAAGCAGGCGCCGCCGAATGACGGCGTGCTCGGCGCGATCGGCAAGCTCGGCGTCAAGGCGGATACCGTGGCGTTCGACATCTGGTCCGACGGCAACGGCAAGAACGAAGCCTGGCTGATGGCGGACGGCACGCTCTACAGCGTCGACCTCGCGACCGGCAAGGCAACCGAGGCGGCGAAGATCGCTGGCGTCAGCGGCGCGGTCAAGGACATTGCCGTCATGGGAATGTAG
- a CDS encoding formate dehydrogenase subunit delta, with translation MSPDRLIYMANQIGTFFQSQGHDKAVPGIAEHIRKFWDPRMRNAIFAHLDNGGTGLDPFVRDALETLKKV, from the coding sequence ATGTCGCCTGATCGGCTGATCTACATGGCCAATCAAATTGGAACGTTCTTTCAGAGCCAGGGCCACGACAAGGCCGTCCCCGGGATCGCCGAGCACATCAGGAAATTCTGGGACCCGCGGATGCGCAACGCGATCTTTGCCCATCTGGACAATGGCGGCACCGGGCTCGATCCATTTGTCCGCGACGCGCTTGAAACGCTGAAGAAGGTTTAA
- the fdhD gene encoding formate dehydrogenase accessory sulfurtransferase FdhD produces MHGPVYSADRRIWRDGQPGEGARLIPEETAIALTYNGGTYAVMMGTPQDLQDFAVGFSLSEGIVQSPDEIETLDIVELNDGIELRMWLKPSRAEFVNERRRHIAGPTGCGICGVESIAEAVRPAAIVPKGRTFAPAEIMAAMAGITVLQQINIQTRAVHAAAFWTPAQGIVALREDVGRHNALDKLAGALAHVAIPASEGMVLLTSRVSVEMVQKTAAIGAPLMVAVSAPTALAVRTADAAGITLAAIARSDGFEIFTHPERIALTRNTGVAEATHVA; encoded by the coding sequence ATGCACGGTCCGGTCTATAGCGCCGACCGGCGAATCTGGCGCGACGGCCAGCCTGGCGAGGGCGCGCGCCTGATCCCAGAGGAAACGGCGATCGCCCTCACCTACAATGGCGGCACCTATGCCGTCATGATGGGCACGCCGCAGGATCTGCAGGACTTTGCCGTTGGCTTCAGCCTCAGCGAAGGCATCGTGCAGTCGCCGGACGAGATCGAGACGCTCGATATCGTGGAACTCAACGACGGCATCGAGCTCAGGATGTGGCTAAAGCCCTCCCGTGCGGAGTTCGTCAACGAACGGCGGCGGCATATTGCAGGGCCCACCGGCTGCGGCATTTGCGGCGTCGAATCGATTGCGGAAGCCGTCCGTCCTGCCGCGATCGTGCCGAAGGGGCGCACCTTTGCGCCCGCCGAAATCATGGCGGCGATGGCTGGCATCACAGTGCTGCAACAGATCAACATCCAGACCCGCGCGGTGCATGCCGCGGCGTTCTGGACGCCGGCGCAGGGCATCGTGGCGCTGCGCGAGGATGTCGGCCGTCACAATGCGCTCGACAAGCTCGCGGGCGCGCTGGCGCATGTCGCAATTCCCGCCAGCGAGGGCATGGTGCTGCTGACCAGCCGCGTCTCGGTCGAAATGGTGCAGAAGACCGCCGCCATTGGCGCGCCGCTGATGGTAGCGGTATCGGCGCCGACAGCGCTCGCCGTCCGTACGGCGGACGCCGCCGGCATCACGCTCGCGGCGATCGCCCGGTCCGACGGCTTTGAAATCTTCACCCATCCGGAGCGGATTGCGCTCACCCGAAATACCGGCGTTGCGGAGGCTACTCATGTCGCCTGA
- the fdhF gene encoding formate dehydrogenase subunit alpha: MSLIEEIDFGTPRSKSETMVTLTIDGRSVTVPDGTSIMRAAMEAGTQIPKLCATDMVDAFGSCRLCLIEIEGRAGTPASCTTPVMNGLVVHTQTERLKKLRKGVMELYISDHPLDCLTCAANGDCELQDMAGAVGLRDVRYGYEGENHVFAKSHGCDNDNWMPKDESNPYFTYDPSKCIVCSRCVRACEEVQGTFALTISGRGFDSRVSPGMSESFLGSECVSCGACVQACPTATLTEKSVIEIGQPEHSVVTTCAYCGVGCAFKAEMRGEEVVRMVPWKDGKANRGHSCVKGRFAWGYTTHKERILKPMIREDIADPWREVSWDEAFNFAAAKFKGIQQQYGRDAVGGITSSRCTNEETYLVQKLIRGGFGNNNVDTCARVCHSPTGYGLSQTFGTSAGTQDFDSVEHTDVVMVIGANPASAHPVFASRLKKRLRQGAKLIVVDPRRTEMVEGPHMKALHLPLMPGTNVAVLTALAHVIVTEGLVDEAFVRERCDWSEFEDWATFVALPKNSPEATAIMTGVDPKVLREAARQFATGGNGAIYYGLGVTEHSQGSTTVIAIANLAMATGNIGRPGVGVNPLRGQNNVQGSCDMGSFPHELPGYRHISGDAVRDQFEAMWNVKLNPEPGLRIPNMFDAAIEGTFMGLYVQGEDILQSDPNTKHVVAALSSMECVIVHDLFLNETANYAHVFLPGSTFLEKDGTFTNAERRIQRVRKVMTPRNGLADWEVTIGLAKAMGFEMHYNHPSEIMDEIAMLTPTFAGVSYARLDELGSVQWPCNEKAPEGTPVMHIGGFVRGKGKFIITEYVATDERTGPRFPLLLTTGRILSQYNVGAQTRRTDNVVWHSEDRLEIHPHDAEQRGVRDGDWVRLASRAGETTLRAEITDRVAPGVVYTTFHHPDTQANVITTDFSDWATNCPEYKVTAVQISPSNGPSDWQKAYDEQARHSRRIAPAEAAE, translated from the coding sequence ATGTCCTTGATCGAGGAAATCGACTTCGGCACGCCCCGTTCGAAATCCGAGACGATGGTGACGCTCACCATCGACGGGCGAAGCGTCACGGTGCCCGATGGCACCTCGATCATGCGCGCGGCGATGGAAGCCGGCACGCAGATCCCAAAGCTTTGCGCCACCGACATGGTGGACGCCTTCGGCTCCTGCCGTCTCTGCCTGATCGAGATCGAAGGCCGGGCCGGCACGCCGGCTTCCTGCACCACGCCGGTCATGAACGGCCTCGTCGTCCATACCCAGACCGAGCGGCTGAAGAAGCTGCGCAAGGGCGTGATGGAACTCTACATCTCCGATCATCCGCTGGACTGCCTGACCTGCGCCGCCAACGGCGATTGCGAACTGCAGGACATGGCAGGCGCGGTCGGCCTGCGCGACGTGCGCTATGGCTATGAGGGCGAAAACCATGTGTTCGCCAAGTCGCATGGCTGCGACAATGACAACTGGATGCCGAAGGACGAATCCAACCCATACTTCACCTACGACCCCTCGAAATGCATCGTCTGCTCGCGCTGCGTCCGCGCCTGCGAGGAAGTGCAAGGCACCTTCGCACTGACGATTTCGGGGCGCGGCTTCGACAGCCGCGTCTCGCCCGGCATGAGTGAAAGCTTCCTCGGCTCTGAATGCGTGTCCTGCGGCGCCTGCGTGCAGGCCTGCCCGACCGCGACGCTCACGGAGAAATCCGTCATCGAGATCGGCCAGCCCGAGCATTCGGTGGTCACGACTTGTGCTTATTGCGGCGTCGGCTGCGCCTTCAAGGCGGAAATGCGCGGCGAGGAAGTCGTGCGCATGGTGCCGTGGAAGGACGGCAAGGCCAACCGCGGCCATTCCTGTGTCAAGGGCCGCTTCGCCTGGGGCTACACCACCCACAAGGAGCGCATCCTCAAGCCGATGATCCGCGAAGATATCGCCGATCCCTGGCGCGAAGTGTCGTGGGATGAGGCGTTCAATTTCGCCGCGGCCAAGTTCAAGGGCATCCAGCAGCAGTACGGCCGCGACGCCGTCGGCGGCATCACCTCCTCCCGCTGCACCAATGAAGAAACCTATCTGGTGCAGAAGCTTATCCGCGGCGGCTTCGGTAACAACAATGTCGATACCTGCGCGCGCGTCTGCCACTCGCCGACCGGCTACGGCCTGTCGCAGACTTTTGGAACCTCGGCCGGCACGCAGGACTTCGACTCGGTCGAACATACCGATGTCGTCATGGTGATCGGCGCCAATCCGGCCTCCGCCCATCCCGTGTTCGCCTCGCGGCTGAAGAAGCGGCTGCGGCAAGGTGCAAAGTTGATCGTGGTCGATCCGCGGCGCACCGAGATGGTGGAAGGGCCGCACATGAAGGCGCTGCACCTACCCTTGATGCCCGGCACCAACGTTGCCGTGCTGACGGCGCTGGCGCATGTCATCGTCACCGAGGGCTTGGTGGATGAGGCCTTCGTGCGCGAGCGGTGCGACTGGAGCGAGTTCGAGGATTGGGCCACCTTTGTGGCGCTGCCGAAGAACAGCCCGGAAGCAACCGCGATCATGACCGGTGTCGATCCCAAGGTGCTACGCGAGGCCGCCCGCCAGTTCGCGACCGGCGGTAACGGCGCGATCTATTACGGTCTCGGCGTCACCGAGCACAGCCAAGGCTCGACCACGGTGATCGCGATCGCCAACCTTGCGATGGCGACCGGCAATATCGGCCGCCCCGGCGTCGGCGTGAACCCGCTGCGCGGCCAGAACAACGTGCAGGGCTCCTGCGACATGGGCTCGTTCCCGCATGAGCTTCCCGGCTACCGGCACATCTCGGGCGATGCAGTGCGCGACCAGTTCGAGGCAATGTGGAACGTCAAGCTCAATCCCGAGCCGGGCCTGCGCATTCCCAACATGTTCGACGCCGCGATCGAAGGCACCTTCATGGGCCTCTACGTTCAGGGCGAGGACATCCTGCAGTCGGACCCGAACACCAAGCATGTGGTGGCGGCGCTGTCGTCGATGGAATGCGTCATCGTGCATGACCTCTTCCTCAACGAGACTGCGAACTATGCGCATGTGTTCCTGCCGGGATCGACCTTCCTGGAGAAGGACGGCACCTTCACCAATGCCGAGCGCCGCATCCAGCGTGTCCGCAAGGTGATGACGCCGCGCAACGGCCTTGCCGATTGGGAAGTCACCATCGGCCTTGCCAAGGCGATGGGCTTTGAAATGCACTACAATCATCCGTCCGAGATCATGGACGAGATCGCAATGCTGACGCCGACCTTTGCCGGCGTCTCCTATGCCAGGCTCGACGAGCTCGGCTCGGTGCAGTGGCCCTGCAACGAGAAGGCGCCGGAGGGCACGCCGGTGATGCATATCGGCGGTTTCGTTCGCGGCAAGGGCAAGTTCATCATCACCGAGTATGTCGCCACCGACGAGCGCACCGGTCCGAGATTCCCGCTGCTGCTGACCACGGGGCGCATCCTCAGCCAGTACAATGTCGGCGCGCAGACCCGCCGCACCGACAATGTTGTCTGGCACAGCGAGGACCGGCTGGAAATCCACCCGCATGACGCCGAGCAGCGCGGCGTGCGCGACGGCGACTGGGTCCGGCTGGCGAGCCGCGCCGGCGAGACCACGCTGCGCGCTGAAATCACCGACCGCGTCGCGCCGGGCGTGGTCTACACCACGTTCCACCACCCGGACACCCAGGCCAACGTCATCACGACGGACTTTTCGGACTGGGCCACCAACTGCCCGGAATACAAGGTCACGGCGGTGCAGATTTCGCCGTCCAATGGTCCGAGCGATTGGCAGAAGGCCTATGACGAGCAGGCCCGCCATTCGCGGCGCATCGCGCCTGCGGAAGCCGCGGAGTGA
- a CDS encoding NADH-quinone oxidoreductase subunit NuoF: MTMRIFVSRDAGAIAVGADEVAIALEQAAIKSGIPVEIVRTGSRGLYWLEPMVEVATSQGRVAFGPVTAADASSIFDSMATGAPHPLRLGVTDEIPWLKRQTRLTFARCGVIDPRSISDYRSHDGYKGLERAVTLTSDEIIADVTASGLRGRGGAGFPTGIKWKTVAQASADRKYIVCNADEGDSGTFADRMIMEGDPFVVIEGMMIAGIAVGATKGYIYIRSEYPHAVAAMNAAIAAARRTGYLGERIVGSGHTFDLEVRVGAGAYVCGEETSLLESLEGRRGIVRAKPPLPAHKGLFGRPTVINNVLSFAAIPFILAGGAKAYADFGMGRSRGTMPIQLAGNIKHGGLFETAFGVTLGELVDDIGGGTLSGRPVRAVQVGGPLGAYFPRALFDTPFDYEAFAARDGLIGHGGIVVFDDSVDMAKQARFAMEFCAVESCGKCTPCRIGSTRGVETINKIINGERVSENLAVVEDLCNTMKFGSLCALGGFTPYPVLSALKHFREDFGPAPATLQAAE; encoded by the coding sequence ATGACGATGCGCATTTTCGTATCCCGCGACGCCGGCGCCATTGCCGTCGGCGCTGATGAAGTCGCCATCGCGCTGGAGCAGGCCGCGATCAAATCGGGCATTCCCGTCGAGATCGTCAGGACGGGATCGCGCGGGCTTTATTGGCTCGAGCCGATGGTCGAAGTCGCGACATCGCAAGGCCGCGTCGCATTCGGACCGGTGACAGCCGCGGATGCGTCGTCGATTTTTGATTCAATGGCCACCGGCGCGCCGCATCCGCTGCGGCTTGGCGTCACCGACGAAATTCCCTGGCTGAAGCGGCAGACCCGCCTCACCTTCGCGCGCTGTGGCGTGATCGACCCCCGCTCCATCAGCGATTACCGCAGCCACGACGGCTACAAGGGGCTGGAGCGCGCAGTGACGCTGACCTCGGACGAGATCATCGCCGACGTCACCGCATCGGGCCTGCGCGGCCGCGGCGGCGCCGGCTTCCCGACCGGCATCAAGTGGAAGACGGTGGCCCAGGCCAGCGCCGACCGCAAATACATTGTCTGCAACGCCGACGAAGGCGACAGCGGCACGTTTGCCGACCGCATGATCATGGAAGGTGATCCCTTCGTCGTGATCGAAGGCATGATGATCGCCGGCATCGCCGTCGGTGCCACCAAGGGCTATATCTACATCCGCTCGGAATATCCCCATGCGGTGGCGGCGATGAACGCCGCGATCGCGGCCGCCCGGCGCACCGGCTATCTCGGCGAGCGCATCGTCGGCTCCGGCCATACCTTCGATCTCGAAGTCCGCGTCGGCGCCGGCGCCTATGTCTGCGGCGAAGAGACCTCGCTGCTCGAAAGCCTGGAAGGTCGCCGTGGCATCGTCCGCGCCAAGCCGCCGCTGCCGGCGCACAAGGGCCTGTTCGGCCGTCCGACCGTGATCAATAACGTGCTGTCGTTCGCCGCGATCCCCTTCATCCTTGCCGGCGGGGCCAAAGCCTATGCCGATTTCGGCATGGGCCGCTCGCGCGGCACCATGCCGATCCAGCTTGCCGGCAACATCAAGCATGGTGGGCTATTCGAAACCGCGTTCGGCGTCACGCTCGGCGAACTCGTCGACGACATCGGTGGCGGCACGTTGAGCGGCCGTCCCGTGCGCGCCGTGCAGGTCGGCGGCCCGCTCGGCGCCTATTTTCCCCGCGCGCTGTTCGACACGCCGTTCGACTATGAGGCCTTCGCGGCGCGCGACGGACTGATCGGCCATGGCGGCATCGTCGTGTTCGACGATAGCGTCGACATGGCCAAGCAGGCCCGATTTGCCATGGAGTTCTGCGCGGTGGAATCCTGCGGCAAGTGCACGCCGTGCCGGATCGGCTCGACCCGCGGCGTCGAGACCATCAACAAGATCATCAATGGCGAGCGTGTCTCTGAAAACCTCGCCGTGGTCGAAGACCTCTGCAACACCATGAAATTCGGCTCGCTCTGCGCGCTCGGTGGCTTCACGCCCTACCCCGTGCTGAGCGCCTTGAAACATTTCCGGGAAGATTTTGGCCCGGCACCGGCCACCCTGCAGGCCGCGGAATAG
- a CDS encoding formate dehydrogenase subunit gamma, with protein MTSAYEPWNEARGAEIIAEHDKLEGATLVILHAMQEAFGYVPEAAVPMIASALSLSRAEVHGVFTFYHDFRRKRAGRHVLKLCRAEACQAAGGDALAARAEARLGIALGDTTADDRVTLEPIYCLGLCATAPSAMLDGRLVGRLDESRLDALVAEAQR; from the coding sequence ATGACATCGGCCTACGAACCCTGGAACGAAGCGCGCGGCGCCGAGATCATCGCCGAGCACGACAAGCTTGAAGGTGCAACGCTGGTGATCCTGCACGCGATGCAGGAGGCGTTCGGTTACGTGCCGGAAGCAGCCGTTCCGATGATCGCATCCGCACTCAGCCTGTCGCGCGCCGAAGTGCATGGCGTGTTCACCTTCTATCACGACTTCCGCCGCAAGCGCGCCGGTCGCCATGTGCTGAAGCTGTGCCGCGCCGAAGCCTGCCAGGCGGCAGGCGGCGATGCGCTCGCCGCGCGCGCCGAAGCTAGGCTCGGCATCGCGCTCGGAGACACCACTGCGGATGACCGTGTGACGCTGGAGCCGATCTATTGTCTCGGCCTGTGCGCTACCGCGCCCTCGGCGATGCTCGATGGCCGCCTCGTCGGCCGGCTGGATGAATCGCGCCTCGATGCGCTGGTCGCGGAGGCGCAGCGATGA